A genomic segment from Actinomadura hallensis encodes:
- a CDS encoding HAD family hydrolase translates to MNEAEPISVACLDLAGTTVADGDTLHTAFAEAIAALGIASGTAAHERALARFRESRGESQIGVFRSLFDEPRAQAAHLAFERSYGQLVDRRGLQPVPGADGALDRIRGAGARICLLTGFGRRTQARVLDTLDWWGRVDLTLCPEDVPRDRPHPDVVLTAALRLGVDDVRNIAVCGDTAAAVHAGRRSGASIVAGVLTGVHDRDRLLAAGATHILPSVAALPDLILPAAVGDTLTADHR, encoded by the coding sequence GTGAACGAAGCAGAGCCGATCAGCGTCGCCTGCCTCGATCTCGCCGGGACCACTGTCGCCGACGGCGACACCCTCCACACCGCCTTCGCCGAGGCGATCGCCGCCCTCGGCATCGCTTCCGGCACGGCGGCGCACGAGCGTGCACTGGCACGCTTCCGAGAATCGCGCGGCGAGTCGCAGATCGGCGTCTTCCGCTCGCTCTTCGACGAGCCCCGCGCCCAGGCCGCGCACCTGGCGTTCGAGCGCTCCTACGGGCAGCTCGTCGACCGGCGCGGCCTTCAGCCCGTGCCCGGCGCCGACGGAGCCCTCGACCGCATCCGCGGCGCCGGCGCCCGAATCTGCCTCCTCACCGGCTTCGGCCGCCGCACCCAGGCCCGCGTCCTCGACACCCTCGACTGGTGGGGTCGCGTCGACCTGACGCTCTGCCCCGAAGACGTGCCCCGCGACCGCCCGCACCCCGACGTCGTCCTGACCGCCGCCCTCCGCCTGGGCGTTGACGACGTCCGCAACATCGCCGTCTGCGGCGACACCGCCGCCGCCGTCCACGCGGGCCGCCGCTCCGGCGCCTCCATCGTCGCCGGCGTCCTCACCGGCGTCCACGACCGCGACCGCCTCCTAGCCGCCGGCGCCACCCACATCCTCCCCAGCGTCGCCGCGCTCCCCGACCTCATCCTCCCGGCCGCCGTCGGTGACACGCTGACCGCCGACCACCGGTAG
- a CDS encoding DLW-39 family protein, whose amino-acid sequence MKKLLILAVVALGGFAVWRRMQQDRAELDLWTEATSSDN is encoded by the coding sequence GTGAAGAAGCTGCTCATTCTCGCCGTCGTCGCTCTTGGTGGCTTCGCCGTCTGGCGCCGGATGCAGCAGGACCGCGCCGAGCTGGACCTGTGGACCGAGGCCACGTCGTCCGACAACTGA
- a CDS encoding SDR family NAD(P)-dependent oxidoreductase, protein MELRGATVLVTGATGGIGRALAAALAERGGRVVLTGRRTDVLEPLAERLGGRAIKADLAERGAAERLLDEAGRVDVLVANAALPASGLLDDYTISEIDRALDVNLRAPIVMAKLAGAQMAGRGRGHLVFVSSLAGKTASGHASLYNATKFGMRGFALALREDLRPHGVGVSTVFPGFIRDAGMFADAGVTLPKGVGTRTSRDVARATVRAIEKNIAEIDVAPLGLRLGARLGGIAPVLSAAVQRRAGGQRVARGLAEGQRGKR, encoded by the coding sequence ATGGAACTGCGGGGAGCGACCGTTCTGGTGACCGGCGCGACGGGCGGCATCGGCCGGGCGCTGGCGGCGGCGCTCGCCGAACGCGGAGGCCGGGTCGTTCTCACGGGCCGGCGCACGGACGTCCTGGAGCCGCTGGCGGAACGGCTCGGCGGCCGGGCGATCAAGGCCGACCTGGCCGAACGCGGCGCGGCCGAGCGGCTGCTGGACGAGGCGGGCCGGGTGGACGTGCTGGTCGCGAACGCGGCGCTGCCGGCGTCGGGGCTCCTCGACGACTACACGATCAGCGAGATCGACCGTGCGCTGGACGTCAACCTGCGCGCACCGATCGTGATGGCGAAGCTCGCGGGCGCGCAAATGGCCGGACGTGGCCGCGGGCATCTGGTCTTCGTGTCGTCGCTGGCCGGGAAGACGGCGTCCGGGCACGCGTCGCTGTACAACGCGACCAAGTTCGGCATGCGGGGGTTCGCGCTGGCGTTGCGGGAGGATCTGCGGCCGCACGGCGTCGGCGTGTCCACGGTGTTCCCGGGGTTCATCCGGGACGCGGGCATGTTCGCCGACGCCGGCGTCACGCTGCCGAAGGGGGTCGGGACCCGGACGTCGCGCGACGTGGCGCGGGCGACCGTCCGGGCGATCGAGAAGAACATCGCGGAGATCGACGTCGCGCCGCTCGGGCTGCGGCTCGGGGCGAGGCTGGGCGGCATCGCGCCCGTCCTGTCGGCGGCCGTGCAGCGCCGTGCGGGCGGGCAGCGGGTCGCGCGGGGGCTCGCGGAGGGGCAGCGCGGAAAACGCTAG
- a CDS encoding excisionase family DNA-binding protein, whose product MTKRPGISPADRLLTVAEAAEYLNTSERFPRRLIEERRIRFVRVGRFVRIPESALREFVASGLVEPVTLRFRSPRRAA is encoded by the coding sequence GTGACCAAGCGACCCGGCATCTCTCCGGCTGACCGTCTGCTGACCGTGGCTGAGGCAGCCGAGTACCTCAACACCTCCGAACGATTTCCACGGCGTCTGATCGAGGAACGGCGTATCCGGTTCGTGCGGGTCGGCCGGTTCGTCCGCATCCCCGAGTCTGCACTTCGTGAGTTCGTTGCGTCCGGCCTCGTAGAGCCGGTGACCCTTCGGTTCCGCTCCCCAAGGAGGGCTGCGTAA
- a CDS encoding replication initiator, with protein MVKTLAPLARGVLEAVAVEHGVCIRPVPMRRVDLNTGAAEMVYVPCGHTLASVCPSCAERKRKLRAVQCRQGWHLTEEPVITRADPDEEQRAWMELRAHAAAARDRAAVDGAAEGEDVEFWDAVVRDLDNELERTGVRGALKTDASKSRRTRSTRRRQDAPDLPRRPVDSRTVGKVFRGRDGKAFRPSIFLTLTLDSYGRVRSDGTPVDPDGYDYTRAARDALHFSKLVDRFVQNLRRFVGYDVQYFAAVEPQRRLAPHLHMAIRGTISRAELRQVVAATYHQVWWPSTDRVVFEGDRLPVWDDIAGPDGNGGYLDPETGEVLPTWDEALDALGQDEDAEPLHVVRFGRQVDAQGVLADSPESRKLIGYLTKYLVKGVAECHNAETSAQREHVDRMAEALRYEPCSPTCANWLRYGVQPKNARKGLTPGYCKGKAHRREHLGYGGRRVLVSRKWSGKTLADHKADRKAWVLARLAEAGVPVTNPAAPNAVHVWERAGPGDPDVKPAEQRLLLLINERIQRRRQLDQATSSELPATAEAA; from the coding sequence GTGGTCAAGACGCTGGCTCCGCTGGCGCGCGGGGTGCTGGAAGCGGTCGCGGTCGAACACGGCGTCTGCATCCGCCCCGTGCCGATGCGCCGCGTCGACCTCAACACGGGCGCGGCCGAGATGGTGTACGTCCCGTGCGGGCACACCCTGGCCTCGGTCTGCCCGTCGTGCGCGGAACGCAAGCGCAAGCTCCGCGCGGTGCAGTGCCGTCAAGGCTGGCACCTGACCGAGGAACCCGTCATCACCCGTGCCGACCCTGACGAGGAACAGCGCGCGTGGATGGAACTGCGGGCGCACGCGGCGGCGGCCCGTGACCGCGCGGCCGTCGATGGTGCGGCGGAGGGGGAAGATGTCGAGTTCTGGGATGCGGTGGTTCGGGACCTCGACAATGAGCTTGAACGCACCGGGGTCCGCGGTGCCCTCAAGACCGATGCGAGCAAGAGCCGGCGGACGCGGTCGACCCGGCGGCGGCAGGATGCTCCGGACCTTCCTCGGCGGCCGGTCGATTCCCGCACGGTCGGCAAGGTCTTCCGGGGCCGTGACGGTAAGGCGTTCCGGCCGTCGATCTTCCTCACTCTGACGCTGGACTCCTATGGGCGGGTGCGCTCGGACGGAACCCCGGTCGACCCGGACGGCTACGACTACACACGCGCCGCTCGGGACGCGCTGCACTTCTCCAAGCTGGTCGATCGGTTTGTGCAGAACCTGCGCCGGTTCGTCGGCTATGACGTGCAGTACTTCGCAGCCGTCGAACCGCAACGCCGTCTGGCTCCCCACCTGCACATGGCCATACGCGGCACCATCTCCCGCGCCGAACTGCGCCAAGTGGTTGCGGCGACCTATCACCAGGTGTGGTGGCCCTCGACCGACCGCGTTGTCTTCGAGGGGGATCGGCTCCCGGTATGGGACGACATCGCTGGGCCAGACGGGAACGGCGGGTACCTCGACCCGGAAACCGGTGAAGTCCTACCGACCTGGGATGAGGCGCTAGACGCCCTCGGCCAGGACGAGGATGCCGAACCGTTGCATGTGGTGCGGTTCGGGCGGCAGGTCGACGCGCAAGGCGTCCTGGCCGACTCTCCCGAGTCCCGCAAGCTGATCGGTTACCTGACCAAGTACCTCGTCAAGGGCGTGGCCGAGTGCCACAACGCCGAGACAAGCGCGCAGCGTGAGCACGTCGACCGGATGGCCGAAGCACTGCGCTATGAGCCATGCTCGCCCACGTGCGCGAACTGGCTGCGCTACGGCGTCCAACCCAAGAACGCACGCAAGGGCCTCACGCCCGGCTACTGCAAGGGCAAAGCACACCGCCGCGAACACCTCGGCTACGGCGGCCGCCGCGTGCTCGTCTCCCGCAAGTGGTCGGGCAAGACGCTGGCCGATCACAAAGCCGACCGCAAAGCCTGGGTCCTGGCGCGGCTGGCTGAGGCCGGTGTCCCCGTCACAAACCCGGCCGCCCCCAACGCCGTCCACGTCTGGGAACGCGCCGGACCTGGCGACCCGGACGTGAAACCGGCAGAACAACGTCTACTGCTGCTGATCAACGAACGCATCCAGCGACGCAGGCAACTCGACCAAGCGACCTCTTCCGAACTTCCGGCAACTGCGGAGGCGGCGTGA
- a CDS encoding FtsK/SpoIIIE domain-containing protein, with product MAWEFRKLAPGENVAVETQRDPFAAPKWAPPVWHMPEGLVLLVNAVRVLVRTVVFLVRNIVPVSAASALAWSGYAYGWTVPVLVLALVGVGLGVWAAVDRPSFVRWIARPVRSWWRMAFVYRRHWQPVLVTAGLTKTHHGREYLPSLVRVRCSPTSDRVLVRMLKGQAPDAWERVAVNLAHGFGATLVRVRDGDRPGRVWLEFVRTDALAEPIPALPVPDASEVDLSGLMIGRCEDGSPWRLRLLGTHVLIAGATGAGKGSVIWSTIRALLPLMLSGLVEVWAIDPKRMELSFGRVLFERYGRYSSDPSGGMVKLLETAAEDMNERAERFAGLTRSFTPSAEFPFRVIVVDELAFLTAYCPERDLRKRAESALAVLTSQGRSVGYCVIGAQQDARKEVNNLRNLFPDRIALRLDEDEQVDMVLGDGARDRGALADQISSVPQIGAGVGFVRLETSPDPVRVRAAYVSDADIRQMVALALPDLDVEGAA from the coding sequence ATGGCCTGGGAGTTCCGCAAGCTCGCCCCCGGCGAAAACGTCGCCGTCGAAACCCAGCGTGATCCGTTCGCGGCCCCGAAGTGGGCTCCGCCGGTGTGGCACATGCCCGAGGGCCTGGTGCTGCTCGTCAACGCCGTCCGCGTCCTGGTCCGGACGGTGGTGTTCCTGGTCCGCAACATCGTCCCCGTCTCGGCCGCGTCCGCGCTGGCATGGTCCGGCTACGCCTACGGGTGGACGGTCCCCGTCCTGGTCCTGGCCCTCGTCGGCGTCGGCCTGGGCGTGTGGGCGGCGGTGGACCGTCCGTCCTTCGTCCGCTGGATCGCCCGTCCGGTCCGATCCTGGTGGCGCATGGCGTTCGTCTACCGGCGGCACTGGCAACCCGTCCTGGTCACGGCCGGGCTCACCAAAACGCATCACGGCCGGGAGTACCTGCCCTCCCTCGTCCGCGTCCGCTGCAGCCCCACCTCCGATCGGGTACTGGTCCGCATGCTCAAAGGGCAGGCTCCCGACGCGTGGGAACGGGTGGCGGTCAACCTCGCGCACGGCTTCGGCGCAACCCTCGTCCGCGTCCGGGACGGGGACCGTCCAGGCCGGGTCTGGCTGGAATTCGTCCGCACCGATGCCCTGGCCGAACCGATACCGGCTCTCCCCGTCCCGGACGCCTCCGAAGTCGACCTGTCCGGGCTGATGATCGGACGGTGCGAGGACGGCTCACCCTGGCGGCTGCGCCTCCTCGGCACCCATGTCCTCATCGCGGGGGCGACAGGGGCCGGCAAGGGCTCGGTCATCTGGTCCACCATCCGCGCGCTACTGCCGCTCATGCTCTCCGGCCTGGTCGAGGTGTGGGCCATCGACCCCAAACGCATGGAACTGAGCTTCGGACGGGTCCTGTTCGAACGGTACGGGCGCTACTCCTCCGACCCGTCCGGCGGCATGGTCAAGCTCCTGGAAACCGCGGCCGAGGACATGAACGAACGCGCCGAACGCTTCGCCGGACTCACCCGGTCCTTCACGCCCTCGGCGGAGTTTCCATTCCGGGTGATCGTGGTCGATGAGCTGGCGTTCCTGACCGCCTACTGCCCCGAACGCGACCTACGCAAGCGCGCCGAATCCGCGCTAGCCGTGCTCACCTCTCAAGGCCGGTCGGTCGGATACTGCGTCATCGGCGCGCAGCAGGACGCGCGCAAAGAGGTCAACAACCTGCGCAACCTGTTCCCCGACCGCATCGCCCTGCGCCTGGACGAAGACGAACAGGTCGACATGGTGCTCGGCGACGGTGCCCGCGACCGGGGCGCCCTGGCCGACCAAATCTCCTCCGTCCCGCAGATCGGTGCGGGGGTCGGGTTCGTGCGGCTGGAAACCTCACCCGACCCGGTGCGGGTCCGGGCGGCGTATGTGTCCGATGCCGACATCCGGCAGATGGTCGCCCTCGCTCTGCCCGACCTCGACGTCGAGGGGGCCGCGTGA
- a CDS encoding tyrosine-type recombinase/integrase, producing MASKRRFGRVRRLPSGRFQARYPGPDGIDRPAPYTFVTKRDAEQWLVLKEAEIKSGDWLSPDAGDVSFKEYAEAWIKERPGLRPKTVERYEGLVRLHLVPTFGNSAVSEIKDAHVRRWRKRLLESGVGAVTVAKAYRLLKAIMGTAVSDGMIKRNPCTIKGGGAENSAERPVLSISEVFVLAEVIDRRYRALVLLATFANLRWGEAVALRRKDLDLKAGTVRVERTLVEVTGRPLHFGPPKTEAGVRTLPIPAIVLPELKEHIKRFAQDGDEGLIFVGGKGALLRRANFRRNWVRALEKAELKGVRFHDLRHTGNTLAAIAGATLPELKERMGHSSDRAAMIYLHATDERHREIADTLSAMAKAELKGKKRSGTQRARKRKKRS from the coding sequence ATGGCCAGCAAGCGGCGCTTCGGGCGCGTCCGGCGGCTGCCCTCGGGGCGGTTTCAAGCTCGCTACCCGGGGCCGGACGGAATCGATCGGCCTGCGCCGTACACGTTCGTGACCAAACGTGACGCCGAGCAATGGCTTGTGCTCAAGGAAGCCGAGATCAAGAGCGGTGACTGGCTGTCTCCGGACGCTGGTGATGTCTCCTTCAAGGAGTACGCGGAAGCGTGGATCAAGGAGCGGCCTGGCCTACGCCCCAAGACTGTCGAACGGTATGAGGGGCTCGTCCGGCTCCACCTGGTCCCGACTTTCGGCAACTCGGCCGTCTCGGAGATCAAGGATGCTCATGTGCGGCGCTGGCGTAAGCGGCTGCTCGAATCGGGGGTCGGTGCCGTCACGGTGGCCAAGGCGTATCGGCTACTCAAGGCCATCATGGGCACGGCGGTCAGCGACGGAATGATCAAGCGCAACCCGTGCACGATCAAGGGCGGTGGGGCCGAGAACTCGGCAGAACGACCCGTCCTCAGCATCTCGGAAGTCTTCGTCCTGGCCGAGGTGATCGACCGTCGTTACCGGGCGCTCGTCCTCCTCGCGACCTTCGCGAACCTGCGTTGGGGTGAAGCCGTGGCGTTGCGTCGCAAGGATCTGGACCTCAAGGCCGGCACGGTGCGTGTCGAGCGCACGCTTGTGGAGGTGACCGGCAGGCCGCTTCACTTCGGCCCTCCGAAGACTGAGGCGGGGGTCCGGACGCTTCCTATTCCGGCAATCGTGCTCCCCGAACTCAAGGAGCACATCAAGAGGTTCGCCCAGGACGGCGACGAGGGGCTGATCTTCGTCGGCGGTAAGGGTGCGCTGCTCCGGCGGGCGAACTTCCGGCGCAACTGGGTGCGGGCCTTGGAGAAGGCGGAGCTCAAGGGGGTGCGCTTCCACGACCTGCGGCACACCGGGAACACCCTCGCCGCGATCGCTGGGGCGACGCTCCCGGAACTCAAGGAACGCATGGGCCACTCCAGCGACCGCGCGGCCATGATCTACCTGCACGCGACGGACGAGCGGCACCGGGAGATCGCCGACACCTTGAGTGCCATGGCCAAGGCTGAACTCAAGGGGAAGAAGCGATCGGGCACGCAACGGGCACGGAAGCGGAAGAAGAGATCGTGA